One genomic window of Methanospirillum lacunae includes the following:
- the mmp10 gene encoding methyl coenzyme M reductase-arginine methyltransferase Mmp10 (Mmp10 (methanogenesis marker protein 10) is a cobalamin-requiring radical SAM methyltransferase that creates the methylarginine modification to methyl coenzyme M reductase.) → MAQLTVDIGGRPGLDCRGFCSYCYFKHAREVPPFGCRYCLPFTKGCEYCTRSVQERYAGFKDLKEVAGDILANLQLLSGDLTRITISGGGDPSCYPEFTDLIELLASLEAPIHIGYTSGKGFDDPDIAEFLITSGLSEISFTVFAADPEIRRKYMHDPTPEVSLEILKRLAGTIDVYAALVILPGINDGDILKDTIRWLENAGVKGVILMRFANETNQGLILGNAPIIEGQRMQSVEEFASLVRLTKSLTTMRISGTPLCDPDLGSPFAIQHEPDILDKLPKIHKHAAVITGTVAAPFIQEILSKRGSGADVIAVNKEIADLITIDDLKALDLSLLPGTVILPGRAFVHLAEAEDVFSADGKIRTVLRGPEMLTADGETSMGMTRDDLLSLEMAGFSALIILINQYGEA, encoded by the coding sequence ATGGCACAGCTGACGGTGGACATTGGCGGAAGACCAGGACTTGACTGCAGGGGGTTCTGCTCCTACTGCTACTTTAAACATGCCCGGGAAGTTCCGCCATTCGGCTGCCGCTATTGTCTCCCCTTCACCAAAGGTTGTGAATACTGTACCAGGAGTGTTCAGGAACGATATGCAGGATTCAAAGACCTGAAAGAGGTGGCAGGAGATATTCTCGCCAACCTACAGCTCCTCTCAGGAGATCTCACCCGGATCACTATCAGCGGTGGAGGAGATCCAAGCTGTTACCCTGAATTCACTGATCTTATCGAACTCCTCGCAAGTCTTGAAGCGCCAATCCACATAGGGTACACCAGTGGGAAGGGGTTCGATGACCCTGATATTGCTGAATTCCTCATCACATCAGGCCTATCAGAGATATCGTTCACGGTCTTCGCTGCAGACCCTGAAATCAGGCGTAAGTACATGCATGATCCAACGCCCGAGGTCTCCCTGGAGATCCTGAAACGTCTCGCCGGAACTATTGATGTATATGCTGCCCTGGTCATTCTCCCAGGTATCAATGATGGAGATATCCTGAAAGATACCATCAGATGGCTTGAGAATGCTGGAGTAAAAGGAGTCATCCTGATGCGGTTTGCAAACGAGACAAACCAAGGTTTAATCCTTGGCAACGCTCCGATCATTGAAGGTCAGAGAATGCAAAGTGTCGAAGAGTTTGCCTCCCTTGTCAGACTAACAAAATCCCTGACTACCATGAGGATTTCAGGTACCCCGCTCTGTGATCCTGACCTCGGATCTCCTTTTGCTATCCAGCATGAACCAGATATCCTCGATAAATTACCAAAAATCCATAAACATGCGGCAGTCATCACCGGTACAGTTGCAGCGCCTTTCATACAGGAGATCCTCTCCAAAAGGGGATCAGGAGCAGATGTCATTGCAGTAAACAAGGAGATTGCTGATCTCATCACGATCGATGATCTCAAAGCCCTTGATCTTTCACTGTTACCCGGGACAGTCATCCTCCCGGGAAGGGCCTTCGTCCATCTTGCAGAGGCGGAAGATGTTTTTTCAGCGGATGGAAAAATCAGAACAGTGCTCAGAGGACCTGAAATGCTTACAGCAGACGGAGAGACCTCAATGGGTATGACCAGAGATGATCTTCTCTCCCTTGAGATGGCGGGTTTTTCTGCACTGATAATCCTAATCAACCAGTATGGGGAAGCGTAA
- a CDS encoding ammonium transporter, with translation MDIDTGATAWVLASTALVMIMTPGVGLFYGGLVRKKNLINMIALSLVAFAVVSLQWVLFGYSLAFGPDVGGFIGSLANLGLAGVGQDGAVIAGTELPVPALLYMVFQLVFATVTMAIITSGMAERVKWSGFLVFAILWTTLVYDPLAHWVWGGGWTAQLGALDFAGGTVVHISSGFGALAVALVLGKRMGFGEHSMEPNNIPVTLLGAALLWFGWFGFNSGSAIAANGLAASAFVVTNTAAAAGAIAWMLASWVHGKPASLGLVSGAIAGLVAITPAAGFVDTMSSIVIGAVAGVLCYGMMLFRIRKGLDESLDAWAVHGMGGLWGALATGIFAVAVVGGKDGLLAGNAQQFISQCIGAFAAIAYAFILTYVLALVVEKTIGLRVSEEEEYVGLDISQHGERIH, from the coding sequence ATGGACATTGATACTGGAGCAACAGCATGGGTTTTAGCTTCCACTGCCCTGGTCATGATCATGACCCCGGGTGTCGGGCTCTTCTATGGTGGATTGGTACGAAAGAAAAACCTCATCAATATGATCGCTCTTTCGCTCGTAGCATTCGCTGTAGTAAGCCTTCAGTGGGTTTTATTCGGATATTCGCTCGCATTCGGACCTGATGTAGGCGGCTTTATCGGATCACTGGCAAACCTCGGCCTTGCCGGAGTAGGTCAGGATGGTGCAGTTATCGCCGGTACAGAACTGCCGGTTCCCGCCCTTCTCTACATGGTTTTCCAGCTGGTCTTTGCCACGGTTACGATGGCAATCATCACATCAGGAATGGCAGAGCGGGTAAAGTGGTCAGGATTCCTCGTCTTTGCCATCCTGTGGACTACCCTCGTGTATGATCCACTTGCCCACTGGGTTTGGGGTGGAGGATGGACTGCACAACTCGGTGCACTGGACTTTGCAGGAGGGACGGTTGTGCATATCAGTTCTGGGTTTGGTGCTCTTGCAGTAGCACTCGTCCTTGGTAAACGTATGGGATTTGGCGAACACTCCATGGAGCCAAATAACATTCCGGTAACCCTTCTTGGAGCAGCATTGCTTTGGTTTGGGTGGTTCGGATTCAACTCAGGGAGTGCAATCGCAGCAAACGGCCTTGCAGCAAGTGCATTTGTTGTGACTAACACCGCAGCAGCAGCTGGTGCAATTGCATGGATGCTTGCAAGCTGGGTTCATGGAAAGCCTGCCTCACTCGGTCTGGTATCAGGAGCCATTGCAGGTCTTGTTGCAATCACGCCAGCAGCAGGATTTGTTGACACCATGAGTTCCATCGTCATTGGAGCTGTCGCAGGTGTACTCTGCTATGGTATGATGCTCTTCAGAATCAGAAAGGGCCTTGATGAAAGCCTTGATGCATGGGCCGTTCATGGAATGGGTGGCCTCTGGGGTGCACTCGCAACTGGTATATTTGCAGTAGCGGTTGTGGGTGGTAAGGATGGACTTCTTGCAGGGAATGCACAGCAGTTTATCTCCCAATGCATTGGAGCATTCGCTGCCATCGCTTACGCCTTCATACTTACCTACGTGCTTGCACTGGTTGTTGAAAAGACAATTGGTCTGCGTGTAAGTGAAGAAGAAGAGTACGTCGGACTTGACATCTCCCAGCATGGAGAGAGGATTCATTAA
- a CDS encoding P-II family nitrogen regulator, whose protein sequence is MQLIKAIVKPERLDAVKAALEEAGFFGMTITEVQGRGEQKGISLQYRGGTIEVDLIPKVEIELVVSDKDADAVIESVKKGAYTGKIGDGRIFVMPVSKSIKIRTNEVITE, encoded by the coding sequence ATGCAGCTCATAAAAGCAATTGTAAAACCTGAACGCCTCGATGCAGTAAAAGCTGCCCTTGAAGAGGCTGGATTCTTCGGCATGACCATTACTGAAGTCCAGGGCCGGGGAGAACAGAAAGGAATCAGCCTTCAGTACCGTGGTGGTACAATCGAAGTGGATCTTATTCCAAAGGTTGAGATTGAACTTGTCGTGAGCGACAAGGATGCAGACGCTGTAATTGAATCTGTCAAGAAAGGGGCTTACACTGGCAAGATTGGAGATGGACGTATCTTTGTCATGCCTGTTAGCAAGTCGATCAAAATCAGGACCAATGAGGTGATTACTGAGTAA
- a CDS encoding single-stranded-DNA-specific exonuclease RecJ, translating to MSIDTAAKDLASHITRQDQVEIRCHHDADGIAAGAIMSIALFRSHIPFRLRVVPRIQSQDIPKGGNILLCDLGSGIPDLPEETMVIDHHIPLFEGPYHVNPRLNGIDGDTELSGAGAAYLVANAIGDNRDLAGLVLSGIIGDGQRLAGKNHEIYLEGMGNGIVSKKRGIRLAGRDLTEQLTLATNPYLPGISGSESETTALINQCSDGSELSTDILLSLLMLDAAERSRPEALLNLYGDVYQLEREVISDAHSLTMLIDACGKEDQGSIAAAISLRNSSDLPAAWDIARNHRLRLIDELNKTLGTSREAEQVYEISDKRLASDVADALNFMDGEQAVIVVVNQDDGTSHLSIRVPARQGTDLGTLVHSLAADCSGHGGGHTSRAGATISSEHLSRFITAIHEVYA from the coding sequence ATGTCCATTGACACTGCTGCGAAGGATCTTGCATCACATATAACCCGACAGGATCAGGTGGAGATACGTTGCCACCACGATGCTGACGGGATCGCAGCAGGGGCGATCATGAGTATTGCACTCTTCCGGTCCCATATTCCATTTCGGCTCAGGGTGGTCCCACGAATACAGAGCCAGGATATCCCAAAAGGAGGAAATATCCTCCTTTGCGATCTCGGCTCAGGGATACCAGACCTTCCTGAAGAAACGATGGTCATTGATCATCATATCCCCCTTTTTGAAGGACCATATCACGTGAATCCCCGTCTCAATGGAATAGACGGGGACACTGAACTCTCAGGAGCAGGAGCCGCATACCTGGTTGCAAATGCCATCGGTGATAACCGCGACCTTGCAGGACTGGTTCTTTCCGGGATTATTGGAGACGGACAACGTCTTGCCGGCAAAAACCACGAAATATACCTCGAAGGGATGGGTAACGGGATTGTATCCAAGAAAAGGGGTATCCGTCTCGCAGGAAGAGATCTCACCGAACAACTGACTCTGGCAACAAATCCATACCTCCCTGGAATTTCAGGTAGTGAATCTGAAACAACCGCTCTCATCAATCAGTGTTCAGATGGATCAGAACTCTCAACTGACATCCTCCTCTCTCTGCTTATGCTCGATGCCGCGGAGCGGAGCCGGCCAGAGGCGCTTCTGAACCTCTATGGCGATGTATATCAACTGGAACGAGAGGTTATTTCAGATGCTCACAGCCTCACCATGCTCATTGATGCATGTGGAAAGGAAGACCAGGGAAGCATCGCTGCAGCGATCAGTCTCAGAAATTCGTCAGATCTTCCCGCTGCCTGGGATATCGCCCGGAACCACCGTTTGAGGCTCATTGATGAGCTCAATAAGACTCTTGGCACAAGCAGGGAGGCAGAGCAGGTGTATGAGATCAGTGACAAGAGACTGGCTAGCGATGTTGCAGATGCGTTAAACTTCATGGATGGAGAGCAGGCTGTAATCGTGGTTGTAAATCAGGACGATGGCACCAGTCATCTATCAATCAGGGTGCCTGCACGTCAGGGTACTGATCTCGGTACACTTGTTCACAGCCTCGCAGCCGATTGTAGCGGTCATGGAGGTGGCCATACTTCCCGGGCTGGTGCAACGATTTCAAGTGAACACCTCTCAAGATTCATTACAGCCATTCATGAGGTGTACGCATGA
- a CDS encoding ATP-binding protein — translation MKTDPRSFSSFSARLGIFLLIIFLVMMVVFLTNWYLTAREEKEQDFLSSEKTIDQILQQSILWIDRGLYLYDLTFETPLRDAMKIYQDEYNATGGDPEKIDYQGVKEKIEKTLGDEYQVYVIENGIITHTTDPKDLGLNFSTFAPELIPKFNKIQDSGQFILDRSVKGHESNVPVRLFAYQGTPDRKYLLEVGRIFIQYTPEENKAYYSDLTNILWTLNPDIVSFDLYNSFNILIANRSEISLSNTDNETLDVIGRTIKNEKGSILHDKVNHRDIVYTFMPVLQTDAPSTKWMNVAARTVYSTNRLDNELMMLTLWYIGFLVITFILAFIAAFTISRHLTRPLRCMLEDLDLISAGDLKHKVRKSPHHELNRISDAINQMVGEILNNISALRVSESRYRGLFLSSNDAILVLEGIRIVDANPAAVDFFSIMKPLAGENITSIHGPVGAILTEMIFKDSTHQSVKQFVERIEIIKNEIGSEQFLNIRISKVKGGEKYLSQVRIRDETQQQLAFRLSAQQVALSEAYRQIENILAMLPDPTFVIDTTGRVLIWNQAMEKMTRIPSAEIVGKGDYLYAIPFYGSPKPMLVDLAIHPEMKSGEFSHIIKNGNTLYSERWFRETEPSRRYASISATALYDSQGTIIGGIESIHDITELKFTEDALRIANTKLNLLSSITRHDILNKVMIGRSNLFLLNDLQLNCDQKRFFEMLSQSLQSIEEFIAFTKTYQELGVDAPVWQDVQAVFIQAQSNLDLKTVKIDIRISNLLIYADPLFPKVCYNLLENAIRHGGDLTRIQISTEPVQTGISLIIEDDGVGVPEEEKDLIFERGYGKNTGYGLFLSREILAITDIGIRETGMKGTGARFEILVPFGKYKKLTK, via the coding sequence ATGAAGACAGATCCCCGGTCTTTTTCATCTTTTTCTGCCAGGCTTGGTATTTTTCTGTTGATAATATTTCTCGTTATGATGGTTGTTTTTCTGACTAACTGGTACCTGACAGCCAGGGAAGAGAAAGAGCAAGACTTTCTCTCATCTGAAAAAACCATTGACCAGATTCTGCAGCAATCAATACTCTGGATTGACAGGGGACTGTACCTTTATGACCTCACCTTTGAGACCCCTCTCCGGGATGCAATGAAGATCTACCAAGATGAGTATAATGCCACAGGAGGGGATCCTGAAAAAATTGATTATCAGGGAGTAAAGGAGAAGATTGAGAAGACACTTGGGGATGAATATCAGGTATACGTGATCGAAAACGGGATCATTACTCACACAACTGATCCAAAGGATCTGGGTCTCAATTTTTCTACTTTTGCTCCAGAACTCATACCCAAGTTTAATAAGATCCAGGACTCTGGCCAGTTTATCCTTGATAGATCAGTAAAAGGACATGAGAGCAATGTTCCGGTAAGACTTTTTGCCTACCAGGGCACCCCGGATCGTAAATACCTCCTTGAAGTGGGAAGGATCTTTATCCAGTACACACCTGAAGAAAATAAGGCATATTATTCTGATCTCACAAATATCCTCTGGACACTCAACCCGGACATCGTCTCATTTGATCTCTATAATAGTTTTAACATCCTGATAGCCAACCGTTCAGAAATATCACTTTCAAACACGGATAACGAGACGTTAGATGTGATTGGCAGGACTATCAAGAACGAAAAAGGATCAATTTTACACGATAAGGTGAACCATCGCGACATCGTGTATACGTTCATGCCGGTTCTGCAAACAGATGCACCATCTACCAAGTGGATGAATGTCGCAGCTAGAACGGTTTACTCAACAAACCGGCTTGATAATGAACTGATGATGTTGACCCTGTGGTATATCGGATTTCTGGTAATCACATTCATCCTCGCATTTATTGCAGCATTCACGATCTCCAGGCACCTTACCAGACCACTTCGATGTATGCTTGAGGATCTTGATCTCATCTCTGCCGGTGATCTCAAACATAAAGTCAGGAAATCACCACATCATGAGTTGAATCGTATATCAGATGCAATTAACCAGATGGTGGGTGAGATACTGAACAATATTAGTGCACTCAGGGTTTCTGAGTCACGATATCGCGGTCTTTTTCTATCATCCAATGATGCCATACTGGTTTTGGAAGGAATCAGGATCGTAGATGCAAACCCGGCAGCTGTGGACTTTTTTAGCATTATGAAGCCCCTTGCAGGAGAAAATATTACTTCGATCCACGGACCTGTGGGAGCCATCCTCACAGAGATGATCTTTAAGGATAGTACCCACCAGTCAGTGAAGCAGTTCGTCGAGAGAATTGAGATCATTAAGAATGAAATAGGATCTGAGCAATTTCTGAATATCAGAATAAGTAAGGTGAAGGGTGGAGAGAAATACCTCAGCCAGGTGAGGATTCGGGATGAGACCCAGCAACAATTGGCATTCCGGCTATCGGCACAGCAGGTAGCACTGAGCGAGGCATACAGGCAAATCGAGAATATTCTTGCTATGCTTCCAGATCCGACATTTGTTATTGATACTACCGGACGTGTTCTCATCTGGAATCAGGCCATGGAGAAGATGACCCGGATTCCTTCTGCAGAGATAGTAGGAAAGGGTGATTATCTTTATGCTATACCGTTTTACGGATCTCCAAAACCAATGTTGGTAGATTTAGCAATTCATCCGGAGATGAAATCAGGAGAGTTTTCGCATATTATCAAGAACGGTAATACTTTATACAGTGAGCGATGGTTCAGGGAGACAGAACCATCCCGCCGGTATGCATCTATCAGCGCAACTGCCCTGTATGACAGCCAGGGAACCATTATTGGCGGAATAGAGAGCATCCACGACATTACTGAACTGAAATTTACTGAAGATGCGCTTAGAATAGCAAACACCAAGCTGAATCTCCTTTCGAGCATAACCAGACATGATATATTGAACAAGGTTATGATCGGGAGATCCAATCTCTTCCTGCTTAATGATCTCCAGTTAAACTGTGATCAAAAGAGATTCTTTGAGATGCTCTCGCAATCATTACAATCAATTGAAGAATTCATCGCTTTTACAAAAACATATCAGGAACTCGGGGTTGATGCTCCGGTATGGCAGGATGTACAGGCAGTCTTCATTCAGGCACAATCAAATCTCGATCTCAAGACGGTAAAGATTGATATCAGGATATCCAATCTTCTCATCTATGCAGACCCACTCTTTCCAAAGGTATGTTATAATCTCCTTGAAAATGCGATTCGCCATGGAGGAGACCTCACCCGGATACAGATCTCAACTGAACCTGTACAGACCGGAATCTCCCTGATTATTGAGGATGACGGAGTAGGGGTCCCGGAAGAGGAGAAGGATTTAATATTCGAGCGGGGATATGGGAAAAATACAGGTTATGGTCTTTTCTTAAGCAGGGAGATCCTGGCAATCACTGATATAGGTATCAGAGAGACCGGGATGAAGGGCACAGGAGCTCGATTTGAGATCCTGGTGCCTTTCGGAAAATATAAAAAATTAACAAAATAA
- a CDS encoding protease inhibitor I42 family protein, with amino-acid sequence MEKLITSVILLVAAALLIPGCLAVQSGENATENSTAPVEIVENITVAVNESASQAVASVPEHTDYTADVNTTNLTMKVNQTVSVSLKENPTTGFEWNATNSTGLEIVNSTHNQDKAPEGMVGVGGVHTWILKAVEVGNQTFDAVYMRSWEPTTGKEDSYALNVTVE; translated from the coding sequence ATGGAGAAGTTAATCACTTCAGTTATCCTTCTCGTTGCAGCAGCTCTTCTGATCCCCGGATGTTTAGCAGTACAATCTGGGGAAAATGCAACCGAGAACTCAACTGCACCGGTTGAGATCGTAGAGAACATTACTGTTGCTGTAAATGAATCAGCATCCCAGGCTGTAGCATCAGTACCAGAACACACAGACTATACCGCTGATGTCAACACGACTAACCTGACTATGAAGGTAAACCAGACGGTTAGTGTCTCCCTTAAGGAGAACCCAACCACTGGCTTTGAGTGGAATGCCACCAACTCAACAGGACTTGAAATTGTAAACAGTACTCATAATCAGGATAAGGCTCCTGAAGGGATGGTCGGTGTTGGCGGAGTTCATACCTGGATCCTGAAGGCAGTTGAAGTAGGTAACCAGACATTCGACGCAGTATACATGCGTTCATGGGAACCGACAACCGGCAAAGAAGATTCCTACGCACTCAACGTGACGGTTGAATAA
- a CDS encoding 30S ribosomal protein S15: MARMHARRRGISRSVRPYRTSAPDWSNTDKETIIKQVVDMKKEGLSSARIGLVLRDKFGVPSVKLATGKRVDEILRENGLESSIPEDLRNLIEKALGLRKHLTENKKDLHNKRQLNLTEAKVRRLVKYYVKSKRLPAGWLYKPETAEILLSR; this comes from the coding sequence ATGGCAAGAATGCATGCTCGCAGAAGAGGTATCTCCCGTTCAGTACGGCCGTACCGCACCTCTGCGCCCGATTGGTCAAACACCGACAAGGAAACGATCATTAAGCAGGTCGTTGATATGAAGAAAGAGGGCCTTTCAAGCGCCCGTATAGGTCTCGTCCTTCGTGACAAGTTTGGTGTACCAAGTGTCAAACTCGCAACAGGAAAACGTGTCGACGAGATTCTGCGTGAAAACGGCCTTGAATCATCAATCCCCGAAGACCTTCGCAACCTTATTGAGAAGGCACTCGGGCTACGAAAACACCTGACCGAGAATAAGAAAGATCTACACAACAAACGCCAGCTCAACCTCACCGAGGCAAAAGTCAGGCGTCTGGTCAAGTACTACGTCAAGAGCAAACGCCTGCCGGCAGGCTGGTTATACAAGCCGGAAACCGCAGAAATCCTCCTCTCCCGCTAA
- a CDS encoding 30S ribosomal protein S3ae has protein sequence MAGKKQSGRRVEGWKAKSWYKVYSPENVGKVYLGDTVSDDPAKLIGRVMTAPLSELVNDYAKQNVKMKFSITEVAGDSAYTSFIGHEIARDYIRSLVKRRTSRIESIVNFVSKDGCKVRATVTCFTLTRADQSQQHLIRKVLSDDVVKYGTENELGVFVNAIINGEISKETFRKVKELYPIRRIEIIKTKVELPKIQK, from the coding sequence ATGGCAGGAAAGAAACAGTCAGGAAGAAGAGTTGAAGGATGGAAGGCAAAGTCCTGGTATAAGGTCTACAGCCCTGAGAATGTCGGTAAAGTCTACCTCGGTGACACCGTTTCAGATGACCCAGCAAAGTTGATCGGACGGGTCATGACAGCACCGCTCTCTGAGCTGGTCAACGACTACGCTAAGCAGAACGTCAAGATGAAGTTCTCAATCACCGAAGTAGCTGGAGATTCAGCGTACACCTCATTTATCGGACATGAGATCGCCAGAGATTACATAAGATCCCTGGTAAAACGACGGACCTCACGGATTGAGAGTATCGTTAACTTTGTCAGCAAGGATGGCTGCAAAGTCAGGGCAACAGTCACCTGTTTCACCCTTACCCGGGCTGATCAGAGCCAGCAGCACCTCATCCGCAAGGTCCTTTCAGATGATGTTGTCAAGTACGGAACCGAGAATGAACTTGGTGTATTTGTCAATGCAATCATCAACGGTGAGATCTCCAAGGAGACCTTCCGCAAGGTCAAAGAACTCTATCCAATCCGCCGGATAGAGATCATCAAGACCAAGGTTGAGCTTCCAAAGATCCAGAAGTAA
- a CDS encoding DUF5591 domain-containing protein: protein MPDTNDTGSNREKMLKDPPFYLPEFEQSYRYIIDEYDVSPRDIAIFMPCAMRKPYSTSPSHRLIRSIIADVLDPSQYHIVIFGTCGILPAELELMYPYAHYHYMLGKVKDQNIKDDFLRIETERVAGYLEKTRNTYRFRVAYCIGLFREALIRGSEQAGVPFDLILPSRDLINVIIEEDCPFQEGSLSMDEYLQEFHQGLTEIKSKMEQSECKKLDC, encoded by the coding sequence ATGCCGGATACCAATGATACCGGATCTAACCGTGAAAAGATGCTGAAAGATCCACCATTTTACCTCCCTGAGTTTGAACAATCATACAGATACATCATTGATGAGTATGATGTCAGTCCACGCGACATAGCTATTTTCATGCCCTGTGCTATGCGTAAACCCTACAGCACCAGCCCAAGCCACCGCCTTATAAGATCGATTATTGCAGATGTTCTTGACCCGTCACAATATCATATCGTTATCTTTGGAACCTGTGGGATACTCCCGGCAGAACTTGAATTGATGTACCCCTACGCCCACTATCACTACATGCTTGGGAAAGTTAAAGACCAGAATATTAAAGATGACTTTCTTCGCATAGAGACTGAACGGGTGGCAGGATACCTGGAAAAGACACGGAATACGTACCGGTTCAGGGTTGCTTACTGCATTGGCCTTTTCAGGGAGGCACTTATCAGAGGATCAGAACAGGCCGGAGTTCCGTTCGATCTGATTCTTCCTTCCAGGGATTTGATCAACGTCATCATCGAAGAAGATTGTCCATTTCAAGAGGGGAGCCTTTCAATGGACGAATATTTACAGGAATTTCATCAGGGCCTGACCGAGATCAAATCAAAAATGGAACAGTCAGAATGTAAAAAATTGGACTGTTGA
- a CDS encoding KEOPS complex subunit Pcc1 — protein MKITGIIRTVHDAPECVAASVAADNLSEMVTRATTHEGTGVVETTITGTKIRSIIASMDDYLSNLTVAEELCKQSSDKGSEH, from the coding sequence ATGAAGATCACCGGAATCATCAGAACGGTCCATGACGCCCCAGAATGTGTCGCTGCATCGGTTGCAGCAGATAATTTAAGCGAGATGGTTACACGTGCAACCACCCATGAGGGAACAGGTGTCGTAGAGACGACAATAACAGGAACGAAAATTCGTTCTATAATCGCGTCAATGGACGATTATCTCTCGAATTTAACCGTAGCGGAGGAGTTATGCAAACAGAGTTCTGACAAAGGGTCAGAACATTGA
- the serS gene encoding serine--tRNA ligase has product MLDIRFVRASPEIVKADLVKRNDTEKIDWVDDLLTKDARNRELIGLNNKLRQRRNSISHDINRAKKAGEDASPLMAEAASLPQKIKDNEVEMDELSTKIHYYLMRLPNILHESVPQGKDDTENVEIKKVGTPRTFDFELINHGQLAVDNDWADFERATKTSGAGFYFLKGNLVLLDLALQRFTLDMLMERGFTPISPPFMINRKSYEEVTDLDDFEKVMYKIDGDDAYLIATSEHPIAAMFQDEIFEEKDLPLRLAGISPCFRREIGSHGLDTKGLFRVHQFHKVEQFVYCKPEDSWEIHEELRENAEAVFQKLGLPYRLVNICTGDIGTVAAKKYDIEAWMPRENAYREVVSCSNCTAYQATRLNIKVRDSKDFESKQYVHTLNSTAIATSRAMRSILENYQQKDGSVEIPKVLVPYMNGKEYL; this is encoded by the coding sequence ATGCTTGATATCAGATTTGTACGGGCAAGCCCGGAGATTGTCAAAGCCGATCTGGTCAAACGAAACGACACAGAAAAGATTGACTGGGTCGACGACCTCCTCACAAAAGATGCCCGGAACAGGGAACTAATCGGACTCAATAATAAACTGAGGCAGAGACGTAACTCAATTTCACACGATATTAACCGTGCCAAAAAGGCAGGTGAGGACGCTTCTCCCCTAATGGCAGAGGCGGCGAGCCTCCCGCAGAAGATTAAGGACAATGAGGTTGAGATGGATGAACTCTCAACAAAGATCCATTATTACCTCATGCGCCTGCCCAATATTCTCCACGAGAGTGTGCCCCAGGGAAAGGATGACACAGAGAATGTTGAGATCAAGAAGGTCGGAACACCACGAACGTTTGATTTTGAACTGATAAATCACGGTCAACTTGCAGTTGATAACGATTGGGCAGACTTTGAACGGGCCACAAAAACATCGGGTGCAGGATTTTACTTCCTGAAAGGAAATCTGGTTCTCCTCGATCTTGCTCTTCAGAGATTTACTCTCGATATGCTGATGGAGCGGGGGTTCACTCCAATCTCACCACCATTCATGATTAACCGGAAGTCATACGAGGAAGTGACTGACCTCGATGACTTTGAGAAGGTGATGTATAAGATTGATGGGGATGATGCATACCTGATCGCAACCAGTGAGCATCCAATCGCTGCGATGTTTCAGGATGAAATTTTCGAAGAAAAAGATCTCCCCCTTCGTTTAGCCGGAATATCTCCCTGCTTTAGACGTGAGATCGGATCACACGGGCTTGATACCAAGGGTCTCTTTAGGGTACATCAATTCCATAAAGTCGAGCAGTTTGTATACTGTAAACCAGAGGATTCCTGGGAAATCCATGAGGAACTCAGAGAGAATGCAGAGGCAGTTTTCCAGAAACTAGGGCTTCCCTATCGGCTTGTAAATATCTGCACCGGTGACATAGGAACCGTTGCAGCGAAAAAATACGATATTGAGGCCTGGATGCCCAGGGAAAATGCATACCGGGAGGTTGTCTCCTGTTCAAACTGTACGGCATACCAGGCAACCCGTCTGAATATCAAAGTAAGAGACAGTAAGGATTTTGAATCCAAGCAATATGTCCATACCCTGAACTCAACCGCCATTGCAACATCAAGAGCCATGAGATCAATTCTTGAAAATTATCAACAGAAGGACGGATCTGTGGAGATCCCAAAGGTTCTTGTTCCATACATGAATGGAAAAGAATATCTCTGA